One genomic segment of Thermovibrio guaymasensis includes these proteins:
- a CDS encoding chemotaxis protein → MAKKRELLPKILETGANELEIIDFRMYELLDDGSIYEWILGVNVAKVKEVIFKPKDIIKAPGLPPEAEGMAKIRGQMVPIINLAKWMKIKEPPNAGRYVIVMEFLREIIGVVVHEAKRIRRIRWADIKRPPKSIDEKLGGKVIGVVEIEDNKLLLLLDFEGILDELGMIKIFGIEEVETVENIEKKGHFKILILDDSPVARKIIRKILESDGHTVYEAQNGIEALQLLHQWLEEAKATGKDITDYVQLIISDIEMPGMDGLTFTRKVKEDPELSKIPVIINTSLSDRANVDKSRFVGADAHLVKFDAPDLLKLVHQYAIKKQEGG, encoded by the coding sequence ATGGCAAAGAAGAGAGAGCTCTTACCGAAGATCCTTGAAACGGGAGCTAACGAGCTTGAAATTATAGACTTTAGGATGTATGAGCTCCTTGATGACGGTTCTATATATGAGTGGATTTTAGGTGTTAACGTTGCTAAGGTTAAAGAGGTAATATTTAAGCCTAAGGATATAATTAAGGCTCCTGGTCTGCCCCCTGAAGCTGAAGGAATGGCCAAAATTAGGGGGCAGATGGTTCCTATAATAAACCTTGCCAAGTGGATGAAGATTAAGGAGCCGCCTAATGCCGGAAGGTACGTAATTGTTATGGAGTTTTTGAGAGAAATTATCGGAGTTGTTGTTCATGAAGCAAAGAGAATTCGCCGTATAAGGTGGGCCGATATAAAGAGGCCTCCAAAGAGTATAGATGAGAAGTTAGGAGGAAAAGTTATCGGGGTCGTTGAAATTGAGGATAATAAGCTCCTGCTCCTCCTTGACTTTGAAGGTATCCTTGACGAGCTTGGAATGATTAAGATTTTTGGAATTGAAGAAGTTGAGACTGTAGAGAATATAGAGAAGAAGGGACACTTCAAGATACTCATTTTGGATGACAGTCCTGTTGCAAGGAAGATTATTAGAAAGATCCTTGAGTCTGACGGTCACACGGTCTATGAAGCCCAGAACGGTATAGAGGCCCTTCAGCTTCTCCATCAGTGGCTTGAAGAGGCAAAGGCGACAGGAAAGGATATTACCGATTACGTTCAGCTGATCATTTCAGATATTGAAATGCCGGGTATGGACGGTTTGACCTTTACAAGGAAAGTTAAGGAAGATCCTGAACTCTCTAAGATTCCTGTTATCATTAACACGTCATTAAGCGATAGGGCAAACGTTGATAAGAGCCGCTTTGTTGGGGCCGATGCTCACTTAGTTAAATTTGACGCACCGGATCTATTAAAATTGGTCCACCAGTACGCTATCAAAAAGCAGGAAGGAGGTTAG
- a CDS encoding chemotaxis response regulator CheY — MAMPPEDIKILVVDDMAAMRKILKTLLAQLGYKNVDEAEDGKQALEILKQNPNKYGLVITDWNMPNMTGIELVQAIRSDEKLKHLPILMVTAEAKKENVLAAIKAGVNNYIVKPFTAETLKEKIEKIFSSLQK, encoded by the coding sequence ATGGCAATGCCCCCAGAGGACATAAAAATCTTGGTAGTGGATGACATGGCTGCTATGAGGAAGATTTTAAAGACCCTTTTGGCTCAGCTAGGTTATAAAAACGTTGATGAGGCAGAAGACGGAAAACAGGCTCTAGAGATTCTGAAGCAGAATCCTAATAAGTACGGTCTGGTTATTACAGACTGGAACATGCCCAACATGACAGGAATTGAGCTCGTTCAAGCTATAAGGAGCGATGAGAAGCTTAAACACCTTCCAATTCTTATGGTAACAGCTGAAGCTAAGAAGGAAAACGTTTTAGCGGCTATTAAAGCAGGGGTAAATAACTACATAGTTAAACCTTTCACTGCAGAAACCCTTAAGGAGAAAATTGAAAAGATCTTCTCCTCCCTTCAGAAGTAG
- a CDS encoding aminotransferase class IV translates to MELIETVRVERGRAVLISYHYRRLRRGALSLGFSLNLSEQDFEKLLVKKWKENGGGTKLVRFSLSENGSFSVSSRDCLKRERVKLKSVYSVKRFYSAIFTQKTSIGAEISKFAFEEAKKLGYDEAITYSSEGFVSECAFANLFFFKDGILFTPSLKTGCLRGTRREFILELAEEMGIPVVEGFFKVEELLKADEVFITSAREDTCLVVEIDGFKLKETQGKPIYRKIREVIEWMEFKGL, encoded by the coding sequence ATGGAGCTAATAGAAACTGTAAGGGTTGAAAGGGGAAGGGCAGTTCTCATTTCCTACCACTATAGAAGGCTGAGGAGGGGAGCTCTCTCCTTGGGATTTTCCCTTAACCTGAGTGAGCAAGATTTTGAAAAGCTTTTAGTTAAAAAGTGGAAGGAGAATGGAGGAGGAACAAAATTAGTACGCTTCTCATTAAGCGAAAACGGTTCCTTCAGCGTAAGCTCCAGAGACTGCTTAAAGAGAGAAAGGGTAAAGCTTAAGTCAGTCTACTCAGTAAAGAGGTTCTACTCAGCCATCTTTACCCAGAAGACAAGTATTGGGGCTGAGATTTCAAAGTTTGCATTTGAAGAAGCCAAGAAACTAGGCTATGATGAAGCCATAACCTACTCTTCAGAGGGGTTTGTATCGGAATGTGCCTTTGCAAATCTATTCTTCTTTAAAGATGGAATACTGTTTACCCCTAGCCTTAAAACAGGCTGTTTAAGAGGAACAAGAAGAGAGTTTATACTGGAACTGGCAGAAGAAATGGGAATCCCGGTAGTTGAAGGCTTCTTTAAGGTTGAAGAACTTTTAAAAGCGGATGAAGTATTCATAACGAGCGCAAGGGAAGATACATGCCTAGTAGTCGAAATTGACGGGTTTAAACTGAAGGAAACCCAAGGAAAACCCATTTATAGGAAAATAAGAGAGGTAATAGAGTGGATGGAGTTTAAGGGGCTTTAA
- a CDS encoding NAD(P)/FAD-dependent oxidoreductase — translation MAKKVLVLGGGIGGVEAAFALCHKCFDVELISNRDYLYIYPISIWIPTGEYKWEDVILPLDEVAKANGFKLTIGEVERISTKEKKVYLKGGEEKEYDYLVIALGGSKVKHKGSENFLSICGKPEESLKIKEKIDHLMEKGGGIIAAGFGGNPKDPTGVRGGPAFEFVFNLDCYFKKRGIRDKFQLHFFAPMPKPGIRLGEKNAERAYKMLDKLGIKRHFGKKIKEFTPEGVVFEDDSLLKSDLTMFIPATDGHPVFKNSDLPLNEAGFVKIEPTCAVPGTDETVWAIGDSAAFEGPKWKAKQGHIAEVMGRIVARNIEAKERGDEKREEYIHHLHILCLMDMGPCWMSGALVYRDDKRSIMLPLPFIGHTLKKLWGWYYKASKLKKVPRIPGFDAP, via the coding sequence ATGGCCAAAAAGGTTTTAGTTCTGGGAGGAGGAATAGGCGGAGTAGAGGCAGCTTTTGCCCTTTGCCACAAGTGTTTTGATGTGGAACTCATCTCTAATAGGGATTACCTCTACATCTACCCGATCTCCATATGGATACCGACGGGAGAGTACAAGTGGGAAGATGTGATACTTCCACTAGACGAAGTTGCAAAGGCTAACGGATTTAAACTAACAATTGGGGAAGTTGAAAGGATATCTACAAAGGAGAAGAAGGTCTATTTAAAAGGAGGAGAAGAGAAAGAGTACGATTATTTAGTTATAGCTCTTGGAGGAAGTAAAGTTAAACACAAGGGAAGCGAGAACTTCCTATCTATATGTGGAAAGCCTGAAGAGAGTCTAAAGATAAAGGAGAAGATTGACCATCTCATGGAGAAGGGAGGAGGAATTATAGCTGCAGGCTTTGGAGGGAACCCTAAAGACCCGACAGGAGTTAGGGGAGGACCCGCTTTTGAGTTTGTTTTTAACCTTGACTGTTACTTTAAGAAGAGGGGAATTAGGGATAAGTTTCAACTCCACTTCTTTGCCCCAATGCCAAAGCCTGGAATTAGGTTGGGGGAGAAAAACGCCGAGAGAGCCTATAAAATGCTAGATAAGCTGGGAATAAAGAGGCACTTCGGGAAAAAAATCAAAGAGTTCACTCCCGAAGGAGTAGTATTTGAAGATGATTCCCTTTTAAAGAGCGATTTAACCATGTTCATTCCGGCGACAGACGGTCATCCAGTCTTTAAGAACTCCGACCTACCGCTCAACGAAGCAGGATTTGTAAAGATTGAGCCTACCTGTGCAGTTCCTGGAACAGATGAAACGGTCTGGGCAATAGGAGACAGTGCTGCATTTGAAGGCCCCAAGTGGAAGGCAAAGCAGGGGCACATTGCAGAAGTTATGGGAAGGATTGTTGCAAGGAACATAGAGGCAAAGGAGAGGGGAGACGAGAAGAGGGAAGAGTACATCCACCACCTCCACATACTCTGTCTAATGGATATGGGACCGTGCTGGATGAGCGGAGCTTTAGTATACAGGGACGATAAGCGTTCAATAATGCTACCTCTGCCGTTTATAGGACACACTTTAAAGAAGCTCTGGGGTTGGTACTACAAGGCTAGTAAGCTGAAGAAAGTTCCGAGAATACCCGGTTTTGATGCGCCGTAA
- the recO gene encoding DNA repair protein RecO, giving the protein METRGVVLRALNLGEGLRALSIYTELLGRVGIVVKVKRGEFPVKYEPFSVSQFKLIQKGDRFEVKEAKLIKENFPRSIQELHYRARIVKLLLKTELPGSKKVFKLVENYLSINEVFELAYPMFLSKFLFLEGLFPEVRKCVSCGKREIAAFSVKKGGTVCRRCQAEGNIRWNKELSKEVIKLTKKPFEEVRKDYKRELLPKITQVLEGHFKERID; this is encoded by the coding sequence ATGGAAACGAGAGGTGTCGTTTTAAGGGCCCTCAACCTTGGAGAAGGGCTGAGAGCCCTCTCCATATATACTGAACTCTTAGGCAGAGTCGGAATAGTTGTTAAGGTTAAAAGGGGAGAGTTTCCAGTTAAGTATGAGCCTTTCTCAGTATCTCAGTTTAAGTTAATTCAAAAGGGAGATAGGTTTGAGGTAAAGGAGGCAAAACTAATAAAGGAAAACTTTCCAAGGAGTATCCAGGAACTACACTACAGAGCAAGGATAGTCAAACTCCTCCTTAAAACGGAACTTCCCGGAAGTAAGAAAGTCTTTAAACTGGTAGAAAACTACCTATCAATCAACGAAGTGTTTGAATTGGCCTACCCCATGTTCCTATCAAAGTTCCTCTTCCTTGAAGGCCTGTTCCCAGAAGTTAGGAAGTGTGTCTCCTGCGGTAAGAGGGAAATAGCCGCTTTTTCGGTAAAAAAGGGGGGAACTGTTTGTAGAAGGTGTCAGGCGGAAGGGAACATTAGGTGGAATAAGGAGTTGAGCAAAGAAGTAATAAAACTAACCAAAAAGCCTTTTGAAGAGGTAAGAAAAGACTATAAGAGGGAGCTCCTACCGAAGATAACTCAAGTCCTTGAGGGCCATTTCAAGGAAAGAATAGATTGA
- the ychF gene encoding redox-regulated ATPase YchF yields MGFNCGIVGLPNVGKSTLFNALTNTAKAEAANYPFCTIEPNVGIVEVPDERLYRLAELIKPKKVTPTTIEFVDIAGLVKGASKGEGLGNQFLANIRSVDAIAHVVRCFKDENVVHVEGSVDPVRDIETINYELVLKDLESVERRLEKVKKVAKSGDKKARAEVEALERIKEILERGERIRPYLGEIGEEGQKVVKELALLTAKPVMYVANVDEEGLFEDNEYVEAVKEFAKKEGAPVVKICAKIEAELAELPPQEKEEFLKELGMEEPGLNAVIREGYRLLDLITFFTAGEPEVKAWTIKRGTKAPQAAGKIHSDIERGFIRAEVIRYEDLVREGSIQACKDKGLMRLEGKDYEVQDGDVIYFRFNV; encoded by the coding sequence ACTATCCTTTCTGTACGATTGAACCGAACGTTGGAATAGTAGAAGTTCCAGACGAGAGGCTATACAGGTTAGCCGAACTGATAAAGCCTAAAAAGGTAACGCCAACAACAATTGAGTTCGTTGACATTGCAGGGTTAGTTAAAGGCGCAAGCAAGGGAGAAGGCCTTGGAAACCAGTTCCTCGCAAATATAAGGAGCGTTGATGCAATAGCCCACGTTGTAAGGTGTTTCAAAGATGAAAACGTAGTCCACGTTGAAGGAAGCGTTGACCCTGTTAGGGACATTGAAACTATAAACTACGAGTTAGTCCTTAAAGACTTAGAGAGCGTTGAAAGGAGACTGGAAAAGGTTAAGAAAGTTGCAAAGAGCGGCGACAAAAAGGCAAGGGCTGAAGTTGAAGCCCTTGAGAGGATAAAGGAAATCTTGGAAAGGGGAGAGAGGATAAGACCTTACTTGGGAGAAATAGGAGAGGAAGGGCAGAAGGTTGTTAAAGAGCTTGCCCTCTTAACTGCAAAGCCTGTAATGTACGTTGCAAACGTTGACGAAGAGGGACTTTTTGAGGATAACGAGTACGTAGAGGCAGTTAAGGAATTTGCCAAAAAGGAGGGGGCTCCGGTAGTAAAAATCTGTGCAAAGATAGAGGCAGAACTTGCAGAACTCCCACCACAGGAAAAGGAAGAGTTCCTAAAAGAGCTTGGAATGGAAGAGCCGGGGCTTAATGCTGTAATAAGGGAAGGGTACAGGCTCCTTGACCTCATAACCTTCTTTACAGCCGGAGAACCTGAAGTTAAGGCCTGGACTATAAAGAGAGGGACTAAAGCTCCTCAGGCAGCAGGGAAGATTCACTCAGACATTGAAAGGGGCTTTATTAGGGCAGAAGTGATAAGGTACGAAGATTTAGTGAGGGAAGGCTCCATTCAGGCCTGTAAAGACAAAGGTTTAATGAGGCTTGAAGGAAAGGACTACGAGGTTCAGGACGGAGACGTAATCTACTTCAGGTTTAACGTCTAA